Sequence from the Dehalococcoidia bacterium genome:
CCTGCCGATGAGGGAGAGCCTCGGGAGGCGGTAACTCCCCTCCTCACGTCCCCACGGGTGCCCCGTGCCCCCCGCTGAACAGGTAGCGGGCGATAACCATACGCATCACCTCCGAGGGGCCTTCGCCGATACGGCGCACCCGCGCCTCCCGATACCACCGCTCCAGGGGAAGCCACTTGCTCACCCCATACCCCCCGTGCACCTGCACCGCCCGGTCCACTGCCCGCATCAGCACCTCCGAGGAGAACACCTTGGCCATGGCCGCCTCCATGCGGAAGTCCTCCCCGCTGTCGTACTTCCAGGCCGCCTCCCACACCAGCCAGCGGCAGGCGCGTATCTCCATTTCGCTGTCCACCAGCATCCACTGAATCGCCTGGCGGGTGGACAGGGGGGCACCGAAGGTCTCCCGCTTCTGGGCGTAGTCCACGGCCATGCGCTGGGCAGCCACCGCCACTCCCAGGTTGGCCGCCGCGTAGGGGATGCGTCCCCGCGCCAACAGCCGATTGGCCAAGATGTCCCACCCCTTGTGCACCTCCCCCACCAGGTAGCGGTGGGGCACCCGCACCGAGTCAAAGAACAGTTGGGCGGGATAGTAGGGACGGATGACGGGGATGGGCTGCCAGGTGAAGCCGGGCATGCCCTTCTCCACGATGAAGCAGGAGATGCCCCGTCGGCTTTGGGGGTCGGTGCGGGCGAACACCAGCCCCCAATCGGCCTGGAGCGCCCCCGAGATGAAGATCTTGCTCCCGTTCAGAATCCAGTCGTCGCCGTCGCGTCGGGCGGTGGTGCGGATGGCGCGGGCCGGGTCGGATCCCCCCGAAGGCTCGGTGATGGCGAAGAAGGCGTGGCGCTTCCCCTCAATGGTGGGCTTCACGAACTGCTCTATCTGCTCGGGGGTGCCGTATTCCCAGGCCACGGGCGGGGGCGGGGTGCCGAAGGTGCCATAGCCCGGCAGGTACAGCCCTGCCCGATGCTGGACCATCTCCTCATGGACCACCGCCTCCCAGAAGCAGTTCAACCCCGCACCTCCCAGATGCTCCGGCACCGTGGGGCACCACATCCCCATATCCTTCACCTTCCGCGACAGGCGCTGGTAGTCCTCTGGAGGAATCTCTATCGCCTCGGGGTCCAGGTGCCGTTCCAGGGGGATAATCTCGTTCTGGATGTAGTCGCGCACCGCCTGCCGAAGCATGCGCAGGGGTTCGGGGAGCACATAGGCATCGGGCGACACCGGCACGGCACACCTCCTCGTTTCCGAGGGGAGTATAGCAAAGGCCGTGCCCCGTGAGGCTACCACACCGCCACCAGGTAGACCTCCTGGGGGCCGTGCACACCGACGACGATGGTCTGCTCAATGTCCCCCGTGCGGCTGGGGCCACTGATGAGCGACCAATAGCCCCCCGGGTCGCCCTGGGCCAAGAACTGGGCCTTGTGGAGGGTCAGGGCGTCCGCCAGGGTCTCCACCACCTGCTCGGCTTCCACGATGGCGATGTGGCGTGGGGGGGTGAGGCTGGCCAAACGGCTCACCCCCCGCCGGGGCAGAAGGATGGCCGTAGCCGTTTCGGCCACCATGTAGTCCACCCCTGTGATGCCGATGTCGGCTTGGATGGCCGTCTGGCGCAGGCGGCGTCGGCTCTCCTGGGGGGCGTCAGAATCATAGGCCATAAGGGTGCATTCCACGCCTAAGCCACGCAGGGCGTCCTCCACAGGGGCGCGGGTGAAGATGGGATGGGCAGTGCGCACCACAGAGCGGGCACCCACCTGTTGCACAATCTGGGCCACGGCCTGCGCCGCCCCCTTGTGGTCGCCCGCTCGCACCACTTTCCAGTTCATCAGCCCCGCCATGCGCTCCAGACGCAGGAGGAGGTCCTCCCGCCGCGCCTGTAGACGCCGACGCACCTGGTCGGCCTCCGTCTGCCAGGCGGCGAGGGTATTGGGGATACGGGCAGGATCCTCTCCAGCGGGGGCATGCTGCCCCTGGTGCTCCCGCCCCTGGGCGCGGTGCAGGGCCTGGCGCACATGGGCCAGGAAAGATTGGCGCGTGGTCATGGACGGCCCCCTTTCCCCTGAGCCAGGGCTTTCCAGCGGAGACGGAAGGAGCGGTGGGCCACAGGCGGGAAGTCCCGGGAGCGCGTCCACCCGTTCAAAGGGGGCGGGAGCCAGGGGATGTGCCCCCCCCGCACCAAGGGGCGCTGGAGCAGGGAGCCGACTCGCCCCGCCCAGGTGAAGGCCCAGGGGTGCTCCACCAAGAACAGCCACCCCCGCATCAGGGCCTTCTCCAGCAGGTTGACCTTGCGCTCTGTGGGGGGGCCCTCCGAAAGGCGCTGGCGCAACGCCAACAGCATGTGCGGGATGTTGATGCGCAGGGGACACACCTCCCGACACGCCCCGCATAGGCTGGAGGCATTGGGGAGGTCTTTGGCCTTGGGCAGGCCCACCAGCATAGGCGTCACGATGGAGCCGATGGGGCCGGGATAGACCCACCCGTAGGCATGCCCCCCCACCTTGCCATACACAGGGCAGGCGTTCAAACACGCCCCACAGCGGATGCAGAACAAGGCCTCCTGCAGTTCGGGGTCCTCCAGCATACGGCTGCGCCCGTTGTCCAGGATAACCAGGTGGAACTCCTCGGGGCCGTCCTCCTCGTCGGCGCGGCGGGGGCCGGTGACGAAGGTTACATAGGAGGAGATGCGCTGACCCGTGGCGGCGCGGGTCAACAGGGCAATGAAAACAGCGAGATCCTCCCAGCGGGGGATGACCTTCTCCATTCCCATTATGGCGATGTGCACTCGGGGCATGCTGGTGCACATGCGCCCATTGCCCTCGTTGGTCACGAGGACGATGGTGCCCGTCTCGGCCACGGCGAAGTTGACGCCTGTGATGCCTATATCCGCCTGGATGAACTTCTGGCGCAGAACGCGCCGGGCGATGCCCGCGAGAGCGGGGATGTCGCTCACCCGTTCGGCACCCAGGCGTCGGACGAACAGGTCGGACACCTCCTCCTTGGACTTGTGGATGGCCGGGGCGATGATGTGGAAGGGGCGCTCCCCCGCCAGTTGGATGATGTACTCCCCCAGGTCGGTCTCCACCGTTTCTATGCCCGCCGCCTCAAGCACCTGGGTCAGCCCCATCTCCTCGGAGACCATGCTTTTGCTCTTGATGATGAGGCGCGCCCCGTGCCGGCGGGCAACCTGCAGGACATAGGTGTTGGCCTCCTGGGCCGTGGAGGCCCAGCACACCTTCCCGCCGTGGCGCTCCACCTGCTGGGCCAGCATCTCTAGGTAGTGGTCCAGGTGGCGGATGGTATGGGCCTTGATTCGGCGGCCCTGCTCCCGCAAGGCTTCCCAGCGCTCCAGGCCGATTTCGGCCAGGGCATGGGCGCGGGCCTCGTGGAAGTGGGACAAACGCCGCAAGGAGCGCTGGATGAAGGCGTCCTGCAACGCCTTTTGGGCACTGTGGGGGAACTGCTGGGTCCATACTTCGCCCACGGCGCACCTTCCCTATTCCGTAGCGGCATACTCACCACATATCTGCACGAACCGTTGGAGGATAGGCGACGGCTCCCCCTGGGGGGTTACCTCCACATGGGGGAGGAGGCCGAAATGGGGACGGGTGGGGTGCATCAGGGCCTCCACCTTGCTGACCGCCGAGGTGGCACAGGGCACCAGGTGCTCCTCGTCCACCGCCTGGATGACCGTCAGGGTGCTGTGGTACAGGAGGGCCTCCCCCTGCCCCAGGGGGAAGGAGGGGGCAAAACGCACAGGCACATACCCCTTCACCCGCTGGGGCAGGCGCAGGAACGCCCGCCTCCCCCCATCGTAGGTGTAGGCCAGCAAAAGCGCCCCCTGACAAATGCCCAAGAGGGGCTTGCGGATGTGGGGGATGACCTCCTTGTACCACAAGATGTAGAGGCGGCGCTCCTCGCGGCGGTCGGTGCCCCACGACCCCCCACTCACCACTACCCCGTCAAATGCGTTCCAGTCGGCATCCGTCCTGGGGGGGAGCACCGTTACCTCGGCACCGGCCAGGCGCACTTGGCGAAGCAGGTGCTCCCGGTAGACGCTGGCGTTGTCCAGGATGGCGATGCGCACCGCTCTCACGGGAGGCCCTCCGCCAAAAACTGGGCGATGTGCATAGGGCGCACCTGCATCCCCCGCCGGCGCATGGCCCCGCCCATGTGCATCAGGCAACTGCTGTCGGTGGCCACCAGCACCTGGGCACCGCTGTGGGCGATGTTCTCCAGTTTGTCCTGCAAAATGGCCGAGGAGATGGGGGCATACTTGACGGAAAAGGTTCCGCCAAACCCACAGCACACTTCGTGGTGCGCGAACTCCACGAAGCGCACACCCTTGACGGCCTGCAGGAGGGCGCGGGGCTCGTCCCGTATCCCTAGTTCCCGTAAGGAGTGGCAGGAGTCGTGATAGGTAACGGTGAGGCCATTGGCGTAGCGCGCACCGATATCGGTTACGCCCAGCACACGCACCAGGAACTGGCTGAACTCGTAAGTGCGGGATGCCAGGGCACGGGCCTGGGACAGGCGTTGGGGGTCATCGGGGAACAGGGAGGGATAAAACACCCGCACCATGCTGGCGCAGGAGCCGGAGGGGGCGACGATAAGGGGGGCATCCTTGAAGGCATCCAGAAAGTGGCGGGCGGCAGCCCGCGCCTCCCGACGGAACCCGCTGTTGAAGGCGGGCTGGCCACAGCAGGTCTGGTTTGGGGGGAAGTCCACCTCTACCCCCAGGTGGCGGAGCACCTTCACCACACTCTCCCCCACCTGGGGGAAGAACTGGTCTACCAGACAGGTTACGAACAGCGCCACGCGGCGGGGCGGGGTCTGCATCGTCATCCTCTCCACCTCTGGGCTGGCGGGGTATCCCCCCAAAGGCGCATCCTGCGGGGTTTACTCAATCGCCCCCTGCTCCCGCAGGGACTGAACCTGTTGGCTAGTATAGCCCAACTCGGCCAGAACCTGCGCGGTGTGCTGGCCGGGGGATGCTCCCAGACTCCGGATGCGCCCCGGCGTGGCGGAGAACTTGGGGGCAATGCCCACCTGGCGCACGGTTTCCCCGTTGACCTGCCCCACCTCCACCATCATCTGTCGGTGGCGCACCTGGGGGTCGCGCATCACCTCGTCCAGGGTATACACGGGGGCCACGGCGATGTCCCCCTGGGAGCGCAGGTAGGCCCACCACTCGTCCCGGGTGCGGGTCAGGAAAATCTGGCGGAAGGCGGAGAAGATGTCGGGGTAGGTGGCCTCGTTGTGCTGGTGGGGAATGAAGTCCTCCCGTCCCAGGGCGCGACACAGGTTCTCCCAAAACCACGGCTCGATGCACCCGATGCTGATGTAGCGCCCATCCTTGCAGGGGTAGACATTGTAGTAGGGCACGCCGCCGTTGAGGCGCATGGTGCCCGGCTCCGGCACCTTCCCCACCAGCAGGTACTCGCTGACCACCGCCGCCAAAAGGTACAGCACGCCGTCGGTCATGGCGATGTCAATGTATTGCCCCTGGCCCGTGCGCTCGCGGTGGAGCAGGGCAACCACAATGGCCAGGGCGGCCAGCAGGCCCCCGCCCGCATAGTCGGCCAGGAGATTGTACGGGATGGCGGGGGGCCCCCCCTGGGGGCCGATGATGCCCAAAGCCCCCCCAATGGAGATGTAGTTGATGTCGTGCCCCAC
This genomic interval carries:
- a CDS encoding acyl-CoA dehydrogenase family protein, yielding MPVSPDAYVLPEPLRMLRQAVRDYIQNEIIPLERHLDPEAIEIPPEDYQRLSRKVKDMGMWCPTVPEHLGGAGLNCFWEAVVHEEMVQHRAGLYLPGYGTFGTPPPPVAWEYGTPEQIEQFVKPTIEGKRHAFFAITEPSGGSDPARAIRTTARRDGDDWILNGSKIFISGALQADWGLVFARTDPQSRRGISCFIVEKGMPGFTWQPIPVIRPYYPAQLFFDSVRVPHRYLVGEVHKGWDILANRLLARGRIPYAAANLGVAVAAQRMAVDYAQKRETFGAPLSTRQAIQWMLVDSEMEIRACRWLVWEAAWKYDSGEDFRMEAAMAKVFSSEVLMRAVDRAVQVHGGYGVSKWLPLERWYREARVRRIGEGPSEVMRMVIARYLFSGGHGAPVGT
- a CDS encoding CoA transferase gives rise to the protein MPLPLEGYRVIDLSRLAPGPFCTMVLADLGADVLRVEEPGGGRRTRMERDLGGADAQAQRRQVAFNALHRGKRSIALNLKHPEAQRILHRLVERADVFVEGFRPGVVKRLACDYDTLKAVNPRLVYCSLSGYGQDGPYAGLVGHDINYISIGGALGIIGPQGGPPAIPYNLLADYAGGGLLAALAIVVALLHRERTGQGQYIDIAMTDGVLYLLAAVVSEYLLVGKVPEPGTMRLNGGVPYYNVYPCKDGRYISIGCIEPWFWENLCRALGREDFIPHQHNEATYPDIFSAFRQIFLTRTRDEWWAYLRSQGDIAVAPVYTLDEVMRDPQVRHRQMMVEVGQVNGETVRQVGIAPKFSATPGRIRSLGASPGQHTAQVLAELGYTSQQVQSLREQGAIE
- a CDS encoding lactate utilization protein — protein: MTTRQSFLAHVRQALHRAQGREHQGQHAPAGEDPARIPNTLAAWQTEADQVRRRLQARREDLLLRLERMAGLMNWKVVRAGDHKGAAQAVAQIVQQVGARSVVRTAHPIFTRAPVEDALRGLGVECTLMAYDSDAPQESRRRLRQTAIQADIGITGVDYMVAETATAILLPRRGVSRLASLTPPRHIAIVEAEQVVETLADALTLHKAQFLAQGDPGGYWSLISGPSRTGDIEQTIVVGVHGPQEVYLVAVW
- a CDS encoding LutB/LldF family L-lactate oxidation iron-sulfur protein; the protein is MGEVWTQQFPHSAQKALQDAFIQRSLRRLSHFHEARAHALAEIGLERWEALREQGRRIKAHTIRHLDHYLEMLAQQVERHGGKVCWASTAQEANTYVLQVARRHGARLIIKSKSMVSEEMGLTQVLEAAGIETVETDLGEYIIQLAGERPFHIIAPAIHKSKEEVSDLFVRRLGAERVSDIPALAGIARRVLRQKFIQADIGITGVNFAVAETGTIVLVTNEGNGRMCTSMPRVHIAIMGMEKVIPRWEDLAVFIALLTRAATGQRISSYVTFVTGPRRADEEDGPEEFHLVILDNGRSRMLEDPELQEALFCIRCGACLNACPVYGKVGGHAYGWVYPGPIGSIVTPMLVGLPKAKDLPNASSLCGACREVCPLRINIPHMLLALRQRLSEGPPTERKVNLLEKALMRGWLFLVEHPWAFTWAGRVGSLLQRPLVRGGHIPWLPPPLNGWTRSRDFPPVAHRSFRLRWKALAQGKGGRP
- a CDS encoding (Fe-S)-binding protein, with amino-acid sequence MTMQTPPRRVALFVTCLVDQFFPQVGESVVKVLRHLGVEVDFPPNQTCCGQPAFNSGFRREARAAARHFLDAFKDAPLIVAPSGSCASMVRVFYPSLFPDDPQRLSQARALASRTYEFSQFLVRVLGVTDIGARYANGLTVTYHDSCHSLRELGIRDEPRALLQAVKGVRFVEFAHHEVCCGFGGTFSVKYAPISSAILQDKLENIAHSGAQVLVATDSSCLMHMGGAMRRRGMQVRPMHIAQFLAEGLP